A region of Periophthalmus magnuspinnatus isolate fPerMag1 chromosome 13, fPerMag1.2.pri, whole genome shotgun sequence DNA encodes the following proteins:
- the c2cd3 gene encoding C2 domain-containing protein 3, which translates to MKSRKPRLAKAGGSRRKVSSDIFPSTSLPPLVEGQLRCFLRVTVSRVLWTVHKPPSNTFVRLRWWGETSNGTHFFPRDGSQASQKSVKTTTRFPIRCGPKQFTSYLTDMGYIVLEVLTKPDHLPIARAQVAGIPRLSLSHPISGFYTLVSPTSEKIGELQVSLCLEPLTEAYDSSSSCPPTDISIDKAPQEIMSSQPKVSACNGKESSESPSGNTPRGKDHLYFQRNEQNKALPDNQAIDNCPTLANPASSGNEPTNDMLSVILERGNKLRDAMVASAIKTDINTAPNVIDAPFSLLCDNIQFNTKPPSPPPGTLLQNILLGNANMETAVCDQGVDISDIDQKAVDLLLGSTSPLPLWDDLSALSNPSSLCGDSELNDPQYDLSLLENLFYKSPAIDEQTANTELCEQTQQQKHNTPGATEQPLKQPETTTNGVEDMVSHSLSADQLNRLTSVQLLRVCVDSLAVPSEKLSPSSRNTSKGKPPRPLSTKKCTYFVEYVLPRVSVVHHNAEEVTRAVSSKITGEAVKFSQRSLFPVHFSTAAVKLWWETDLIFRIYLRRSNQKKPILFGKAIHPLRSLLLSKSLSQSLLLPVSVEEEREAKDIGPLKVTLELVTGKKDLEIPTQTLTQRDTTPWDTRATPANALSGHKKVSAEVPVMEVSMSPTRLTGEGLFPDSFYTSLCQHRDQPTVESTDVLLHTLLMVPNGHFPCSPLQSPNLYLNCKLFWCDETARSHVAWGQANPTFNFVQMTPVALTSKLLERMKNNVMVIEVWQKIGSPKQDHLVGLVKLPLHQFYMSFRDAKIALLLLQAQYPVLGVDCYMPVIDVFSGNCKGNLKVILAMGRSEQISALQSARGEEYHSPAPVVRPVHLLDHQPHSKQNKVTRTSNEIMKEHVFVIKVEKVVGLTPLQSTVWGEADCYIQYTFPCQEGDLTANIDLIESTINLKPFRTTTTLCVPDPLFGHTERHVLLAPEGVPIQKVLLSSLSCQGLSGGGGVQFEVWCRYYYPNVRDQLVARGTLPLSKLCAMITMQRLHNEAQMFSLPLIPRTDTDHQPQPSGLLDVCVQYKHRPVRPEGQMGRGAASRVVTLVIQIHRASGLKAAARTVAETNEKFSYYTSVGVNSYITAQVSFLPERETRCTRIVTRSFSPEFDHYMEMSCDLLLQRSTGESLSLAEQLEQASVIFTVWNRESRKGVEASQPKDVQLGTVNVPLANLIYKRTGISGWFGLHALKQTSSEEQPILVGGVEISISFAHHSDRERVIKAAQGLGCEMAHKVDVREDDEEFWEENLSKISLTFSVPRAWIPVHCLLLPGLREMQRTTYCYFRYKFYDQETFCSHMKHPVIEEESVATVSFEGSTTVELKRTQPLIWYLCEEMLEIQMWVAVTKDKSQRPCDTDRLVGSAFLDLSALAKMSKQKLTLSGVYPMFRRSAADLQGAALRVHITLALGPGPRMTAHTDIDEEELLSDEVDDTTKKSIERSHQKTTSRKTDITTVQHTEMDYNASFPVTIMVDKAMHLNLKGCPLTDRSEGTPSCCVSYVTADSAEPVSTAVVTNNDSPVWDHQHECRLPKDLLVDPQQSLVFKVWHKGEIERVIGFASVDLTPLLCGLPSVCGWYNITDFSGQCHGQLKVAVTPLHRIHDLRLQRKTVCEETPTNSSGLFQGHPISYHTTAIYSSFPSHISRYPEQNISSPDHTEILFSEGSSVSDRHFEHMDKVRLYHQSLHEQITAPPASGTGDLNPSSSILFSALRKKLGELDNIQRYFSRKLSAPTFPMSDQGVIHKPEAQKTSEMDTDHLLLKSSMLVGQVNSIIGGLQEQHLETIPSIPQSNPNYSVKDPVPQTPHETPESSHNMPTTSQQPLLTNEDTIHSSHGQDFQNDVNSQIRSEEDQTQETDDEEGPGCKIDQDAEDDDEDYEDYEETIVRPRHLNELTSLTDKTSPWTSILSDPDVVSLESIDTEISHGEKVEHLTTELLIKDSSCNASFNCEEDNKRDNISEKEESNTDEETPRTCESLHLKIQDKKPAFNSESEDEAFGASSSGIHNPISTEKIDDPQPKPPVIPEVPNFFLPPHQMEASMKAIRLAPSFSQSPVDLGPSAAPARGPRSRPNMSPSSLRKETDRIARIFAVPQDHPQRHQTFKPAAGG; encoded by the exons ATGAAGAGCAGGAAACCGAGGCTCGCTAAAGCTGGAGGCAGCAGAAGGAAAG TTTCCAGCGACATTTTTCCATCAACAAGTCTGCCTCCTTTAGTGGAGGGCCAGCTCAGATGCTTCCTGCGGGTGACAGTCAGCCGTGTGTTATGGACAGTTCACAAACCCCCTTCAAACACATTTGTCAGGCTGCGCTGGTGGGGGGAGACCTCCAATGGAACCCACTTCTTTCCTAGAGATGGATCACAGGCATCACAGAAGTCAGTCAAGACAACAACACGTTTCCCCATTCGCTGTGGACCAAAGCAGTTCACTTCATACCTAACAG ACATGGGTTACATTGTACTTGAAGTCCTCACAAAACCTGACCATTTACCAATTGCACGAGCTCAAGTGGCTGGCATCCCccgtctttctctgtctcaccCCATAAGTGGATTCTACACACTTGTTTCGCCAACATCTGAGAAGATTGGAGAATTGCAG GTTTCACTTTGTTTAGAGCCTCTGACTGAAGCctatgacagcagcagttcatGCCCTCCCACAGACATAAGCATTGACAAAGCACCTCAGGAAATAATGTCTTCTCAACCCAAGGTCTCTGCTTGCAATGGAAAGGAGTCATCTGAAAGCCCCAGTGGAAACACGCCAAG AGGGAAAGATCATCTATATTTCCAAAGAAATGAGCAAAACAAGGCATTACCTGATAACCAGGCAATTGACAACTGCCCCACGTTAGCAAATCCTGCAAGCAGTGGTAATGAGCCAACTAATGATATGCTCTCAG TGATTTTAGAGCGTGGAAACAAACTCCGGGATGCTATGGTAGCATCAGCTATTAAAACTGACATAAACACTGCCCCGAATGTCATTGAtgctcccttttctctcttatGTGATAATATCCAATTCAACACCAA GCCTCCCTCCCCACCTCCTGgtacattacttcaaaatatactGCTTGGAAATGCAAACATGGAGACTGCTGTCTGTGACCAAGGCGTAGACATTTCTGACATAGACCAAAAGGCTGTGGATCTGCTTCTTGGCAG tacatctcctcttcctctctgggATGACTTATCAGCTCTGTCCAACCCAAGCAGCCTGTGTGGAGACAGTGAACTGAATGACCCACAGTATGATCTGAGCTTGTTGGAAAATCTCTTCTATAAATCCCCT GCCATTGATGAACAAACTGCTAATACAGAGTTGTGTGAACAAactcaacaacaaaaacacaacacaccagGAGCAACTGAGCAACCCCTGAAGCAGCCTGAAACCACAACAAATGGAGT GGAAGACATGGTTTCTCACAGCCTTTCTGCAGATCAGTTAAACAGACTGACCTCTGTCCAGCTGCTGAGGGTCTGTGTAGATTCTCTGGCTGTTCCCTCTGAAAAATTGTCTCCTTCATCTAGAAATACCAGCAAAGGCAAACCTCCACGACCCCTATCTACTAAAAAATG CACATATTTTGTTGAGTATGTTTTGCCACGAGTGTCTGTCGTACATCATAATGCCGAAGAAGTGACCCGAGCAGTTTCCAGTAAGATTACAGGAGAAG CTGTGAAGTTCAGTCAACGCTCTTTGTTTCCTGTCCACTTCAGTACAGCGGCTGTTAAACTTTGGTGGGAAACTGATCTTATCTTTAGAATATATTTGAGAAGAAGCAACCAAAAAAAG CCTATTTTATTTGGGAAAGCAATTCATCCACTACGTAGTTTGCTGCTTAGCAAATCATTGTCTCAGTCTCTATTGCTGCCTGTAAGtgtggaagaagagagagaagcaaaAGATATTGGACCGCTAAAG gtGACTCTTGAGCTTGTCACAGGGAAGAAAGACTTAGAAATACCTACACAGACATTGACGCAAAGAGACACAACACCTTGGGATACAAGAGCCACTCCAGCGAATGCACTATCTGGACATAAGAAAGTTTCTGCAGAGGTCCCAGTTATGGAAGTTTCCATGAGTCCTACCAGACTCACAGGAGAAGGTCTTTTTCCAGACAGCTTTTACACTTCCCTGTGTCAGCACAGAGATCAGCCGACAGTGGAGAGCACAGATGTTTTGTTACACACTTTACTCATGGTGCCTAATGGACACTTTCCGTGTTCCCCATTGCAATCTCCAAATTTATACTTGAACTGTAAGCTGTTCTGGTGTGATGAGACCGCGAGATCCCATGTCGCTTGGGGACAGGCAAACCCTACATTTAATTTTGTGCag ATGACCCCTGTTGCTTTGACATCTAAACTGCTGGAGCGCATGAAGAACAATGTCATGGTGATCGAGGTTTGGCAAAAGATCGGAAGTCCAAAGCAGGATCACCTTGTTGGCCTTGTTAAACTACCTCTTCACCAGTTCTACATGTCATTCAG AGATGCAAAGATTGCACTTCTACTTCTCCAAGCTCAGTACCCAGTATTAGGAGTGGACTGCTACATGCCTGTCATAGATGTTTTCTCAGGCAATTGCAAAGGAAACCTTAAAGTTATTTTAGCTATGGGTCGATCAGAACAGATTTCTGCCCTTCAGTCAGCAAGAGGTGAAGAATATCATTCTCCTGCACCTGTGGTGAGACCAGTCCATCTTTTGGATCATCAGCCACATTCAAAACAGAATAAG GTGACCAGAACATCTAATGAAATAATGAAGGAGCATGTGTTTGTGATAAAAGTGGAAAAGGTTGTCGGGCTGACACCTCTGCAGTCCACTGTGTGGGGTGAGGCTGACTGTTACATTCAATACACTTTCCCCTGTCAAGAAGGAGATCTCACTGCAAATATAGACCTCATAGAAAGTA CCATCAACTTAAAACCATTTCGCACCACCACTACCCTTTGCGTCCCTGACCCTTTATTTGGCCACACTGAGAGACATGTGCTTTTGGCTCCTGAAGGAGTCCCCATCCAGAAGGTCTTACTCAGCTCTCTGTCCTGCCAGGGCCTGAGTGGTGGGGGCGGAGTACAGTTTGAAGTGTGGTGTCG ATATTACTATCCAAATGTGCGAGATCAGCTTGTGGCTAGAGGAACGCTTCCATTGTCCAAACTGTGCGCCATGATAACCATGCAGAGACTGCACAATGAGGCACAAATGTTCTCACTGCCACTGATTCCAAGGACTGACACAGATCACCAGCCTCAGCCTTCAG GTTTGCTGGATGTGTGTGTTCAATACAAACACCGGCCTGTGAGGCCAGAGGGACAGATGGGAAGAGGAGCTGCATCTCGTGTTGTGACATTGGTGATACAAATCCACAGAGCGTCTGGGTTGAAAGCTGCTGCCAG GACAGTGGCAGAGACAAATGAAAAGTTCAGCTACTACACTTCTGTGGGTGTGAACAGCTACATCACAGCTCAGGTCTCCTTTTTGCCCGAGCGTGAAACGAGATGCACTCGAATAGTGACACGATCCTTCAGTCCAGAGTTTGACCATTATATGGAGATGTCATGTGACCTGTTACTTCAAAGGAGCACAGGGGAGTCGCTCAGTCTGGCAGAGCAGCTGGAGCAGGCCTCTGTCATTTTTACCGTGTGGAACAGAGAGAGTCGAAAAG GAGTTGAAGCCTCCCAACCAAAAGATGTTCAGTTGGGTACAGTTAATGTACCACTTGCTAATTTGATCTATAAAAGAACAG GCATTTCAGGCTGGTTTGGACTGCATGCATTAAAACAGACTTCTTCTGAAGAGCAGCCGATATTGGTTGGGGGTGTTGAAATTTCCATCAGCTTTGCCCATCActcagacagagaaagagtcaTCAAAGCTGCGCAGGGCCTGGGCTGTGAAATGGCCCATAAAGTTGATGTAAGAGAGGATGATGAGGAGTTTTGGGAGGAAAACCTCAGTAAGATTTCATTGACTTTTTCGGTACCTCGAGCCTGGatacctgtgcactgcctgctTCTGCCCGGCCTCAGAGAGATGCAGCGCACAACCTACTGCTACTTTAGATACAAGTTTTACGACCAAGAAACTTTCTGTTCTCACATGAAGCACCCAGTCATTGAGGAGGAGAGTGTCGCCACAGTCAGTTTTGAAGGAAGCACAACAGTGGAGCTGAAAAGGACTCAACCCCTAATTTGGTATCTGTGTGAAGAAATGCTTGAGATTCAAATGTGGGTAGCTGTCACCAAGGACAAAAGTCAAAGGCCCTGTGATACAGACAGACTGGTGGGCTCAGCCTTTCTTGATCTGTCCGCACTTGCTAAAATGTCTAAACAGAAACTTACATTAAGTG GAGTTTACCCAATGTTTAGACGTTCTGCGGCTGATCTGCAGGGAGCCGCCCTCAGGGTCCACATTACGCTGGCACTGGGTCCTGGTCCGAGGATGACGGCTCATACAGACATTGATGAAGAAGAGCTTTTATCTGATGAAGTGGAtgatacaacaaaaaaatctattgagAGATCGCAtcaaaaaacaacttcgagaaAAACGGACATTACAACTGTGCAGCATACAGAGATGGACTATAATGCATCATTCCCTGTGACTATTATGGTAGATAAAGCCATGCACCTAAATCTGAAAG GTTGTCCCCTCACAGATCGCAGTGAAGGGACCCCTAGTTGTTGTGTCTCTTATGTCACTGCAGACTCAGCTGAACCTGTCTCTACAGCTGTGGTTACCAACAATGACAGCCCAGTGTGGGACCACCAACACGAGTGCAG ACTTCCAAAGGACTTACTTGTGGATCCCCAACAATCTCTTGTCTTCAAAGTGTGGCACAAAGGAG aGATCGAGAGGGTGATTGGATTTGCTTCAGTCGACCTAACACCATTGCTCTGTGGCCTGCCCTCTGTCTGTGGCTGGTACAACATTACAGACTTTAGCGGTCAATGTCATGGCCAACTCAAAGTGGCCGTCACACCGCTTCATAGAATCCATGACCTCAGGCTGCAAAGAAAGACAGTGTGCGAAGAAACGCCTACTAACTCATCA ggTTTATTCCAAGGCCATCCGATCAGTTATCACACAACAGCCATCTACAGCAGTTTCCCCTCGCACATCAGCCGCTATCCCGAACAGAACATCTCCTCTCCAGACCACACAGAGATACTGTTCTCTGAAGG atcaagtGTGAGTGACCGTCATTTTGAACACATGGACAAAGTGCGGCTTTACCATCAGAGCCTCCACGAGCAAATTACTGCTCCTCCTGCCAGTGGTACCGGAGACCTAAATCCATCCAGCTCAATCCTGTTTTCAGCTCTAAG GAAAAAACTAGGTGAGCTTGACAATATTCAAAGATACTTCAGTCGCAAGCTCTCAGCTCCCACTTTTCCAATGAGTGATCAAGGTGTTATCCATAAACCAGAAGCGCAGAAAACCTCTGAGATGGACACTGACCACCTCCTGCTCAAGTCCAGTATGTTAGTCGGACAAGTCAACAGTATCATTGGTG GTCTCCAAGAACAGCATTTGGAAACCATACCCTCCATCCCACAGAGTAacccaaattattctgtcaaagACCCTGTCCCTCAGACTCCACATGAGACCCCAGAGTCTTCTCATAATATGCCTACGACTTCACAACAACCACTTTTGACAAATGAAGACACGATACACTCTAGCCACGGACAAGACTTTCAAAACGATGTGAACTCTCAGATCCGATCAGAAGAGGACCAAACACAAGAGACGGATGATGAAGAGGGACCAGGTTGTAAAATAGACCAAGATGCAgaggatgatgatgaagattatGAAGATTATGAGGAAACTATTGTCAGACCTCGACATCTGAATGAACTGACATCTTTAACAGATAAAACTAGCCCCTGGACTAGCATTTTATCAGATCCTGATGTAGTTTCTCTTGAAAGTATTGACACTGAAATAAGTCATGGTGAAAAAGTGGAACACCTGACCACAGAGCTGCTCATAAAGGATTCCAGTTGTAATGCCAGTTTTAACTGTGAAGAGGACAATAAGAGGGATAACATTTCAGAAAAGGAGGAGTCCAATACAGATGAAGAAACTCCCAGGACATGTGAAAgtttacatttgaaaatacaAGACAAGAAGCCAGCATTTAACAGTGAGTCAGAGGATGAGGCATTTGGAGCTTCCTCAAGTGGAATCCACAATCCCATCAGTACAGAGAAGATTGATGACCCACAACCAAAGCC ACCGGTTATTCCGGAGGtgccaaatttcttcctccctcctcaccaGATGGAAGCATCTATGAAAGCCATACGTTTGGCTCCATCTTTTTCACAATCTCCCGTCGACCTT GGACCCAGTGCTGCACCTGCAAGAGGTCCTAGGTCACGCCCCAACATGTCACCTTCATCTTTGAGGAAGGAGACGGACAGAATAGCTAGAATATTTGCAG